Proteins co-encoded in one Gouania willdenowi chromosome 1, fGouWil2.1, whole genome shotgun sequence genomic window:
- the LOC114466377 gene encoding chromobox protein homolog 6-like — protein MELSAAGDRIFAAEAILKRRVRKGRLEYLVKWKGWAMKHSTWEPEENILDDRLILGFEQKERERELHGPKKRGPKPKKMLMKASSQPTASSSSAVPHHFPSTSSSSSPVGLLPKLNSLAATHKLKKDIHRCHRMSRRPLPRCDPTASSFSNPGGFPSRMHVSPFSETVRIVNRRVKPREVKRSRIILNLKVIEKSGRGGGSASRSRNVQSGRHNIPSRNRIIGKKGEAPYRPFQPPLKMLGFPMYGKPFGLQCGGGALPSHANATASRAPPATQDQDRSDRSEEGGKDVPPPSTPPPAPSEEQTAPPAGAQRVPAEGDPDWHPQRAPSCKDVVVTDVTTNLLTVTIKEFPSPAPASGPASPSASPDHGSAPDDASVAKP, from the exons GCACAGCACGTGGGAGCCGGAGGAGAATATTCTTGATGACAGGCTAATCCTGGGGTTTGAGCAAAA GGAGCGAGAACGGGAGCTTCATGGGCCAAAGAAACGTGGGCCAAAACCTAAGAAGATGCTAATGAAGG cctccagccaACCCACTGCCTCCTCTTCCTCGGCCGTGCCTCATCATTTCCCCTCCACATCCTCTTCCTCCAGCCCCGTTGGACTTTTACCGAAGCTCAATTCTTTGGCAGCTACTCACAAACTGAAGAAGGACATTCATCGTTGCCACCGCATGTCTCGCCGCCCTCTGCCTCGCTGCGACCCCACGGCGTCCTCGTTCTCCAACCCCGGGGGGTTCCCCTCCCGCATGCACGTCTCGCCATTCTCCGAAACTGTGCGCATCGTCAACCGCAGGGTCAAACCTCGGGAGGTGAAAAGGAGTCGCATCATCCTTAACCTGAAAGTCATCGAGAAGTCAGGTCGTGGCGGCGGCTCCGCCTCCAGGAGCAGGAACGTCCAATCAGGACGCCACAATATCCCGTCACGCAACCGCATCATCGGGAAGAAAGGAGAGGCTCCTTATAGGCCGTTCCAACCGCCTCTGAAGATGTTGGGGTTCCCCATGTACGGGAAGCCTTTTGGGCTGCAGTGTGGGGGGGGTGCGCTGCCGTCTCACGCTAATGCCACAGCTTCACGTGCTCCTCCTGCGACCCAGGACCAGGACCGCTCAGATCGCTCCGAGGAGGGTGGAAAGGATGTGCCGCCACCTTCCACACCCCCCCCTGCTCCGTCCGAGGAGCAAACTGCGCCCCCCGCTGGAGCCCAGCGCGTGCCCGCAGAGGGCGACCCCGACTGGCACCCCCAGAGGGCGCCGAGCTGCAAAGACGTGGTGGTGACAGACGTGACTACTAACCTGCTCACCGTTACCATCAAAGAGTTCCCCTCCCCGGCCCCCGCCTCAGGCCCCGCCTCGCCCTCTGCCAGCCCCGACCACGGCTCCGCCCCCGATGACGCGTCGGTGGCCAAGCCATAG
- the LOC114466341 gene encoding neuronal pentraxin receptor-like isoform X3, whose translation MKFVVVLVGAGTLAVLGALICIIASVYPRKRASSLGDNSTVTPEPLLEPLGSGSVAHAGPLGALTGSGSYGGIGLDLPTMNELNMGKETGGGSAKQFGFSRLICTPLPVGECKSKELKDLKELKEPQADEPLLGTGDEDLRTTAEELRQMVLQQNDQILMDQRTIRELTGKLSDCESGLEDDRTVPERSVAAWSGNRRVMAGDEVSSSAAAQLQTARAVEELARAIMDLKDRIEKLEAEIGPPALNLNDTSMGSSSTSNNRGTNPTGSTGKLPASPTGSSPSPPGGAAPPGSHRRPTSPASPAPKPPTKPGAGRVKGTWRVEDLEGELERKIKMLEKERQAMRKETHGQHEKINQGIDNVNHRVAELEHTLTEPSFPDGFILSFPMRTNYMYGLVRREITEMYAFTACIWLKAKEGGIGTPFSYSVPGQPNELVLLQGVHNPVELLINDKVAQLPLSLPQDEWQHICVSWTLRDGVWKAYQGGKMKGRGEGLAAWHPIKPGGVLILGQEQ comes from the exons ATGAAGTTCGTGGTCGTGCTCGTAGGCGCGGGCACGCTGGCCGTCCTCGGGGCTCTCATCTGCATCATCGCCAGCGTTTATCCCCGGAAACGCGCCTCTTCTCTGGGCGACAACAGCACTGTGACCCCGGAGCCGCTCCTGGAGCCTCTGGGCAGCGGCTCCGTGGCCCACGCCGGGCCTCTGGGAGCTCTGACCGGGTCCGGGTCCTACGGAGGCATCGGCCTGGACCTGCCCACCATGAACGAGCTGAACATGGGGAAGGAGACCGGGGGAGGGTCCGCCAAGCAGTTCGGCTTCAGCCGCCTTATCTGCACCCCGCTCCCGGTGGGAGAGTGTAAGAGTAAAGAGCTGAAGGACCTCAAGGAGCTGAAGGAGCCGCAGGCGGACGAACCGCTGCTGGGTACCGGGGACGAGGACCTGCGCACCACGGCGGAGGAGCTCCGGCAGATGGTTCTCCAACAGAACGACCAGATCCTCATGGACCAGAGGACCATCCGGGAGCTGACCGGGAAGCTGAGCGACTGTGAGAGCGGCCTGGAGGACGACAGGACCGTCCCGGAGCGGAGCGTCGCAGCCTGGAGCGGAAACCGCCGCGTCATGGCCGGGGACGAGGTGAGCTCCTCGGCCGCCGCGCAGCTGCAGACGGCCCGGGCTGTGGAGGAGCTGGCCCGGGCCATCATGGACCTGAAGGACCGCATCGAGAAACTGGAG GCTGAAATTGGTCCACCTGCTTTAAACCTGAACGACACGTCCAtgggcagcagcagcaccagcaaCAATAGGGGCACCAACCCAACAGGAAGCACTGGGAAGCTTCCAGCATCGCCCACAGGAAGTTCTCCTTCTCCCCCAGGAGGAGCGGCTCCCCCAGGGAGCCACCGGCGGCCAACTTCTCCAGCCTCTCCTGCCCCCAAGCCCCCCACCAAGCCTGGTGCAGGGCGAGTGAAGGGTACCTGGAGGGTGGAGGACCTGGAGGGAGAGCTGGAGAGGAAGATAAAGATGTTGGAGAAGGAGCGACAAGCCATGAGGAAAGAGACGCACGGTCAGCACGAGAAGATCAACCAGGGAATAGATAATGTCAACCACCGCGTGGCTGAGCTGGAGCACA CATTGACAGAACCTTCCTTTCCTGACGGCTTCATCCTGTCCTTCCCCATGAGGACCAACTACATGTACGGCCTGGTGAGAAGGGAGATAACGGAGATGTACGCCTTCACCGCTTGCATCTGGCTCAAGGCCAAGGAAGGAGGCATCGGGACCCCGTTTTCCTACTCCGTGCCGGGTCAGCCCAATGAGCTGGTGCTGTTACAGGGTGTTCACAACCCTGTGGAGCTGCTCATTAATGACAAG GTGGCGCAGTTGCCTCTGTCGCTGCCTCAGGACGAGTGGCAGCACATCTGTGTGAGCTGGACGCTGAGGGACGGAGTGTGGAAAGCTTATCAGGGAGGAAAGATGAAGGGCAGAGGGGAGGGGCTAGCTGCCTGGCATCCAATCAAACCTGGAGGAGTTCTGATCCTGGGACAGGAGCAg TAG
- the LOC114466341 gene encoding neuronal pentraxin receptor-like isoform X2: MKFVVVLVGAGTLAVLGALICIIASVYPRKRASSLGDNSTVTPEPLLEPLGSGSVAHAGPLGALTGSGSYGGIGLDLPTMNELNMGKETGGGSAKQFGFSRLICTPLPVGECKSKELKDLKELKEPQADEPLLGTGDEDLRTTAEELRQMVLQQNDQILMDQRTIRELTGKLSDCESGLEDDRTVPERSVAAWSGNRRVMAGDEVSSSAAAQLQTARAVEELARAIMDLKDRIEKLEAEIGPPALNLNDTSMGSSSTSNNRGTNPTGSTGKLPASPTGSSPSPPGGAAPPGSHRRPTSPASPAPKPPTKPGAGRVKGTWRVEDLEGELERKIKMLEKERQAMRKETHGQHEKINQGIDNVNHRVAELEHTLTEPSFPDGFILSFPMRTNYMYGLVRREITEMYAFTACIWLKAKEGGIGTPFSYSVPGQPNELVLLQGVHNPVELLINDKVAQLPLSLPQDEWQHICVSWTLRDGVWKAYQGGKMKGRGEGLAAWHPIKPGGVLILGQEQMILTVT; this comes from the exons ATGAAGTTCGTGGTCGTGCTCGTAGGCGCGGGCACGCTGGCCGTCCTCGGGGCTCTCATCTGCATCATCGCCAGCGTTTATCCCCGGAAACGCGCCTCTTCTCTGGGCGACAACAGCACTGTGACCCCGGAGCCGCTCCTGGAGCCTCTGGGCAGCGGCTCCGTGGCCCACGCCGGGCCTCTGGGAGCTCTGACCGGGTCCGGGTCCTACGGAGGCATCGGCCTGGACCTGCCCACCATGAACGAGCTGAACATGGGGAAGGAGACCGGGGGAGGGTCCGCCAAGCAGTTCGGCTTCAGCCGCCTTATCTGCACCCCGCTCCCGGTGGGAGAGTGTAAGAGTAAAGAGCTGAAGGACCTCAAGGAGCTGAAGGAGCCGCAGGCGGACGAACCGCTGCTGGGTACCGGGGACGAGGACCTGCGCACCACGGCGGAGGAGCTCCGGCAGATGGTTCTCCAACAGAACGACCAGATCCTCATGGACCAGAGGACCATCCGGGAGCTGACCGGGAAGCTGAGCGACTGTGAGAGCGGCCTGGAGGACGACAGGACCGTCCCGGAGCGGAGCGTCGCAGCCTGGAGCGGAAACCGCCGCGTCATGGCCGGGGACGAGGTGAGCTCCTCGGCCGCCGCGCAGCTGCAGACGGCCCGGGCTGTGGAGGAGCTGGCCCGGGCCATCATGGACCTGAAGGACCGCATCGAGAAACTGGAG GCTGAAATTGGTCCACCTGCTTTAAACCTGAACGACACGTCCAtgggcagcagcagcaccagcaaCAATAGGGGCACCAACCCAACAGGAAGCACTGGGAAGCTTCCAGCATCGCCCACAGGAAGTTCTCCTTCTCCCCCAGGAGGAGCGGCTCCCCCAGGGAGCCACCGGCGGCCAACTTCTCCAGCCTCTCCTGCCCCCAAGCCCCCCACCAAGCCTGGTGCAGGGCGAGTGAAGGGTACCTGGAGGGTGGAGGACCTGGAGGGAGAGCTGGAGAGGAAGATAAAGATGTTGGAGAAGGAGCGACAAGCCATGAGGAAAGAGACGCACGGTCAGCACGAGAAGATCAACCAGGGAATAGATAATGTCAACCACCGCGTGGCTGAGCTGGAGCACA CATTGACAGAACCTTCCTTTCCTGACGGCTTCATCCTGTCCTTCCCCATGAGGACCAACTACATGTACGGCCTGGTGAGAAGGGAGATAACGGAGATGTACGCCTTCACCGCTTGCATCTGGCTCAAGGCCAAGGAAGGAGGCATCGGGACCCCGTTTTCCTACTCCGTGCCGGGTCAGCCCAATGAGCTGGTGCTGTTACAGGGTGTTCACAACCCTGTGGAGCTGCTCATTAATGACAAG GTGGCGCAGTTGCCTCTGTCGCTGCCTCAGGACGAGTGGCAGCACATCTGTGTGAGCTGGACGCTGAGGGACGGAGTGTGGAAAGCTTATCAGGGAGGAAAGATGAAGGGCAGAGGGGAGGGGCTAGCTGCCTGGCATCCAATCAAACCTGGAGGAGTTCTGATCCTGGGACAGGAGCAg ATGATACTTACTGTAACATga
- the LOC114466341 gene encoding neuronal pentraxin receptor-like isoform X1 codes for MKFVVVLVGAGTLAVLGALICIIASVYPRKRASSLGDNSTVTPEPLLEPLGSGSVAHAGPLGALTGSGSYGGIGLDLPTMNELNMGKETGGGSAKQFGFSRLICTPLPVGECKSKELKDLKELKEPQADEPLLGTGDEDLRTTAEELRQMVLQQNDQILMDQRTIRELTGKLSDCESGLEDDRTVPERSVAAWSGNRRVMAGDEVSSSAAAQLQTARAVEELARAIMDLKDRIEKLEAEIGPPALNLNDTSMGSSSTSNNRGTNPTGSTGKLPASPTGSSPSPPGGAAPPGSHRRPTSPASPAPKPPTKPGAGRVKGTWRVEDLEGELERKIKMLEKERQAMRKETHGQHEKINQGIDNVNHRVAELEHTLTEPSFPDGFILSFPMRTNYMYGLVRREITEMYAFTACIWLKAKEGGIGTPFSYSVPGQPNELVLLQGVHNPVELLINDKVAQLPLSLPQDEWQHICVSWTLRDGVWKAYQGGKMKGRGEGLAAWHPIKPGGVLILGQEQDTLGGRFDASQALVGELSQFNLWDRVLKPAEVAALADCSSSALGNIAPWTDHDVDVYGGATKESLDPCHVGQRSSPSSSKL; via the exons ATGAAGTTCGTGGTCGTGCTCGTAGGCGCGGGCACGCTGGCCGTCCTCGGGGCTCTCATCTGCATCATCGCCAGCGTTTATCCCCGGAAACGCGCCTCTTCTCTGGGCGACAACAGCACTGTGACCCCGGAGCCGCTCCTGGAGCCTCTGGGCAGCGGCTCCGTGGCCCACGCCGGGCCTCTGGGAGCTCTGACCGGGTCCGGGTCCTACGGAGGCATCGGCCTGGACCTGCCCACCATGAACGAGCTGAACATGGGGAAGGAGACCGGGGGAGGGTCCGCCAAGCAGTTCGGCTTCAGCCGCCTTATCTGCACCCCGCTCCCGGTGGGAGAGTGTAAGAGTAAAGAGCTGAAGGACCTCAAGGAGCTGAAGGAGCCGCAGGCGGACGAACCGCTGCTGGGTACCGGGGACGAGGACCTGCGCACCACGGCGGAGGAGCTCCGGCAGATGGTTCTCCAACAGAACGACCAGATCCTCATGGACCAGAGGACCATCCGGGAGCTGACCGGGAAGCTGAGCGACTGTGAGAGCGGCCTGGAGGACGACAGGACCGTCCCGGAGCGGAGCGTCGCAGCCTGGAGCGGAAACCGCCGCGTCATGGCCGGGGACGAGGTGAGCTCCTCGGCCGCCGCGCAGCTGCAGACGGCCCGGGCTGTGGAGGAGCTGGCCCGGGCCATCATGGACCTGAAGGACCGCATCGAGAAACTGGAG GCTGAAATTGGTCCACCTGCTTTAAACCTGAACGACACGTCCAtgggcagcagcagcaccagcaaCAATAGGGGCACCAACCCAACAGGAAGCACTGGGAAGCTTCCAGCATCGCCCACAGGAAGTTCTCCTTCTCCCCCAGGAGGAGCGGCTCCCCCAGGGAGCCACCGGCGGCCAACTTCTCCAGCCTCTCCTGCCCCCAAGCCCCCCACCAAGCCTGGTGCAGGGCGAGTGAAGGGTACCTGGAGGGTGGAGGACCTGGAGGGAGAGCTGGAGAGGAAGATAAAGATGTTGGAGAAGGAGCGACAAGCCATGAGGAAAGAGACGCACGGTCAGCACGAGAAGATCAACCAGGGAATAGATAATGTCAACCACCGCGTGGCTGAGCTGGAGCACA CATTGACAGAACCTTCCTTTCCTGACGGCTTCATCCTGTCCTTCCCCATGAGGACCAACTACATGTACGGCCTGGTGAGAAGGGAGATAACGGAGATGTACGCCTTCACCGCTTGCATCTGGCTCAAGGCCAAGGAAGGAGGCATCGGGACCCCGTTTTCCTACTCCGTGCCGGGTCAGCCCAATGAGCTGGTGCTGTTACAGGGTGTTCACAACCCTGTGGAGCTGCTCATTAATGACAAG GTGGCGCAGTTGCCTCTGTCGCTGCCTCAGGACGAGTGGCAGCACATCTGTGTGAGCTGGACGCTGAGGGACGGAGTGTGGAAAGCTTATCAGGGAGGAAAGATGAAGGGCAGAGGGGAGGGGCTAGCTGCCTGGCATCCAATCAAACCTGGAGGAGTTCTGATCCTGGGACAGGAGCAg GACACGCTGGGAGGGCGTTTCGATGCGTCCCAGGCCCTGGTTGGTGAGCTCTCCCAGTTTAACTTATGGGACCGGGTCCTGAAACCAGCGGAGGTGGCAGCGCTCGCCGACTGCAGCTCCTCGGCTTTGGGGAACATCGCCCCCTGGACCGACCATGACGTGGACGTCTACGGTGGCGCCACCAAGGAGTCCCTGGACCCGTGCCACGTGGGTCAGAGGTCGAGCCCCTCCAGCTCCAAACTGTGA